In Chromobacterium rhizoryzae, one genomic interval encodes:
- the dprA gene encoding DNA-processing protein DprA, whose amino-acid sequence MKAPPHDWLLLALTPGIGPAGFLRLIDAFGGADAALNANSRQTEPLIGKEAAEALQRREAAASAEAALEWAQTPGCQLLSLLDDDYPPQLAESNSPPPLLFARGRRELLTQPMLAIVGSRAATPQGRQNAESFSRELAEHGYCIVSGLASGIDAAAHHGALGQPPATVAVVGTGIDRVYPASNRQLAHRIAEEGLILSEFALGMGPLAGHFPRRNRIIAGLSRGCLVAEANIGSGSLITARLAMENNREVMAIPGSIHNPQSRGCHRLIKDGAKLVETVDDVLDEVGRLQRKRPSAKPAAPAAESPLLEAMGFDPISMDALSTTLGLTVGELYAMLLELELAGLVASHPGGLFQRLKPG is encoded by the coding sequence ATGAAGGCTCCGCCGCATGACTGGCTGTTGCTGGCGCTGACCCCCGGCATCGGTCCAGCCGGCTTTTTACGGCTGATCGACGCCTTCGGCGGCGCCGACGCCGCCTTGAACGCCAACAGCCGCCAGACCGAGCCCTTGATCGGCAAAGAAGCGGCCGAAGCCTTGCAGCGGCGCGAGGCCGCCGCCTCCGCCGAGGCGGCGCTGGAATGGGCGCAAACGCCGGGCTGCCAATTGCTGTCGCTGCTGGACGACGACTACCCGCCGCAGCTGGCCGAATCCAACTCGCCGCCGCCGCTGCTGTTCGCCCGCGGCCGGCGCGAGCTGCTGACCCAGCCCATGCTCGCCATCGTGGGCAGCCGCGCCGCCACCCCGCAGGGCAGGCAGAACGCGGAAAGCTTTTCCCGCGAACTGGCCGAACACGGCTATTGCATCGTCAGCGGCCTGGCCAGCGGCATCGACGCCGCCGCCCACCACGGCGCGCTCGGACAGCCGCCCGCCACCGTCGCCGTGGTCGGCACCGGCATAGACCGCGTCTACCCGGCCAGCAACCGCCAGCTGGCGCACCGCATCGCCGAGGAAGGCCTGATCCTGTCCGAGTTCGCGCTGGGCATGGGACCGCTGGCCGGCCATTTCCCGCGCCGCAACCGCATCATCGCCGGCCTCAGCCGCGGCTGTCTGGTGGCGGAGGCCAATATCGGCTCCGGCTCGCTGATCACCGCGCGGCTGGCGATGGAGAACAACCGCGAAGTGATGGCCATCCCCGGCTCCATCCACAATCCGCAGTCTCGCGGCTGTCACCGGCTGATCAAGGACGGCGCCAAACTGGTGGAAACCGTGGACGACGTGCTGGACGAAGTGGGCAGGCTGCAACGCAAACGCCCCAGCGCCAAGCCGGCGGCCCCCGCGGCGGAATCGCCGCTGCTTGAAGCCATGGGATTCGACCCCATCAGTATGGATGCGCTTTCGACCACGCTCGGGTTGACTGTGGGGGAGCTTTACGCGATGCTGCTCGAACTTGAGCTGGCCGGCCTGGTGGCCAGCCATCCCGGCGGGCTTTTTCAGCGCCTGAAACCGGGCTGA
- a CDS encoding LysM peptidoglycan-binding domain-containing protein, with protein MRKSIISFALALGLAAPAFAADLQLKADAPSRYTVKRGDTLWSISGRYLSSPWKWPRLWRMNQGEIKNPHWIYPGDVLALDYVDGQPRLSLARGAQREVKLSPQARVETLDQAVASIPASAIEPFLKRPLVVDMAQFLQSPKLIAGPEEHLTVATGDRVYATGVNEAGTWQAYRLGKPLLDPDTKKVLGVEATYSGDLTADKPQGDVQTLKVRNVSEEILVGDHLMRAPQQNFNNYAPHPADAHLSGKVVSVYNGVDGAAQYSTIVLNLGQSQGVENGHVFGLFKKGRPLEIKDEQGKRMVTLPAERAGNAFVYRVFDKVSYALVLDSRGPIYVGDGVASPEQE; from the coding sequence ATGCGTAAAAGCATTATATCCTTCGCCTTGGCCCTCGGGCTCGCCGCGCCCGCCTTCGCCGCCGATCTCCAGTTGAAGGCTGACGCGCCCAGCCGCTACACCGTGAAGCGCGGCGACACGCTGTGGAGCATTTCCGGACGCTATCTGAGCAGCCCCTGGAAATGGCCGCGTCTGTGGCGGATGAACCAGGGCGAAATCAAGAATCCGCACTGGATCTACCCGGGCGACGTGCTGGCGCTGGACTATGTGGACGGCCAGCCGCGGCTGTCGCTGGCGCGAGGCGCGCAGCGCGAAGTCAAACTCTCGCCGCAGGCCCGCGTCGAGACGCTGGATCAGGCGGTGGCCAGCATTCCCGCCTCGGCGATCGAGCCCTTCCTCAAACGGCCGCTGGTGGTGGACATGGCGCAGTTCCTGCAATCGCCCAAGCTGATCGCCGGACCGGAAGAACACCTCACCGTCGCCACCGGGGACCGCGTCTACGCCACCGGCGTCAACGAGGCCGGCACCTGGCAGGCTTACCGGCTGGGCAAGCCGCTGCTGGACCCGGACACCAAGAAGGTGCTGGGCGTAGAAGCGACCTACAGCGGCGACCTGACCGCAGACAAGCCCCAAGGCGACGTTCAGACGCTGAAAGTCAGAAACGTCAGCGAGGAAATTCTGGTGGGCGACCATCTGATGCGCGCGCCGCAGCAAAACTTCAACAACTACGCCCCGCATCCGGCCGACGCCCATCTGAGCGGCAAGGTGGTCTCGGTCTACAACGGCGTGGACGGCGCGGCCCAATACTCCACTATTGTACTCAATCTGGGCCAGTCGCAGGGCGTCGAAAACGGTCATGTGTTCGGCCTGTTCAAAAAAGGCCGCCCGCTGGAAATCAAGGATGAGCAGGGTAAGCGCATGGTGACGCTGCCGGCGGAGCGCGCCGGCAACGCCTTCGTCTACCGCGTGTTCGACAAAGTGTCCTACGCGCTGGTGCTGGACAGCCGCGGCCCGATCTACGTGGGCGATGGCGTGGCCAGCCCCGAGCAAGAATGA
- the def gene encoding peptide deformylase: protein MALLNILHYPDERLHTVAKPVEVFDEALQIQIDNMFETMYEAKGIGLAATQVDFHHRLVVMDISEERNERRVFINPEILSKDGETEYEEGCLSVPGIYDKVTRAERVKVRALDRNGKPFELEADGLLAICIQHEIDHLDGKVFVEYLSQMKQTRIKTKLKKREKQNM from the coding sequence ATGGCATTGTTGAATATTTTGCATTACCCGGATGAACGGCTGCACACCGTGGCCAAGCCGGTGGAGGTCTTCGACGAGGCCTTGCAGATCCAGATCGATAATATGTTCGAGACCATGTACGAGGCCAAAGGCATCGGCCTGGCCGCGACTCAGGTCGATTTCCACCACCGCCTGGTGGTGATGGACATTTCCGAGGAACGGAACGAACGCCGCGTGTTCATCAACCCGGAAATCCTGAGCAAGGACGGCGAGACGGAATATGAAGAAGGCTGTCTGTCCGTGCCCGGCATTTACGACAAAGTGACTCGCGCCGAGCGCGTCAAGGTGCGCGCGCTGGACCGCAACGGCAAGCCGTTCGAACTGGAGGCCGACGGCCTGCTGGCGATCTGCATCCAGCACGAGATCGACCATCTGGACGGCAAGGTATTCGTAGAATACCTGTCGCAGATGAAGCAGACCCGCATCAAGACCAAGCTGAAAAAGCGTGAAAAACAGAATATGTGA
- the fmt gene encoding methionyl-tRNA formyltransferase, with amino-acid sequence MKLIFAGTPEFAAAALRELIAAGHEIALVLTQPDRPAGRGMKLKPSPVKAVALEHGLRVEQPASLRNDEAQQMLRDIGADLMVVAAYGLILPQAVLDMPTRGCLNIHASLLPRWRGAAPIQRAILAGDAETGITIMQMDVGLDTGDMLSIHPVAIADDETTATLHDKLAVEGARAIVSTLAGLDGIAPLKQPEAGVTYAQKLSKAEALVDWSLPAEEVARAIRAYNPAPGAHTLLAGEALKLWMAGAEAGQAEPGVIVAADADGVLVGCGSGLVRLSVLQAAGGKRLAARDFVAGRSQLAGTRLGV; translated from the coding sequence ATGAAATTGATCTTTGCCGGTACGCCGGAGTTTGCCGCCGCCGCGCTGCGCGAGTTGATCGCCGCCGGCCATGAAATCGCCCTGGTGCTGACCCAGCCGGACCGTCCGGCCGGCCGCGGCATGAAATTGAAGCCCAGCCCGGTCAAGGCGGTCGCGCTGGAGCACGGCCTGCGCGTGGAGCAGCCGGCGTCCTTGCGCAACGACGAAGCGCAGCAGATGCTGCGCGACATCGGCGCCGACTTGATGGTGGTGGCCGCCTACGGGCTGATCCTGCCGCAGGCGGTGCTGGATATGCCGACGCGCGGCTGTCTGAACATCCACGCCTCGCTGCTGCCGCGCTGGCGCGGCGCGGCGCCGATACAGCGCGCCATCCTGGCCGGCGACGCCGAAACCGGCATCACCATCATGCAGATGGATGTGGGCCTGGACACCGGCGACATGCTGTCCATCCATCCTGTGGCCATCGCCGACGACGAAACCACCGCCACGCTGCACGATAAGCTGGCCGTGGAAGGCGCGCGCGCCATCGTCTCCACGCTGGCCGGACTGGACGGGATCGCCCCGCTCAAGCAGCCGGAAGCGGGCGTCACTTACGCGCAGAAGCTAAGCAAGGCCGAGGCCTTGGTGGACTGGAGCCTGCCGGCGGAAGAAGTGGCCCGGGCCATCCGCGCCTACAACCCGGCGCCGGGCGCGCATACGCTGCTGGCCGGCGAAGCGCTGAAACTGTGGATGGCCGGCGCCGAAGCTGGCCAGGCCGAGCCGGGCGTGATCGTCGCCGCGGACGCGGACGGCGTGCTGGTGGGCTGCGGCTCCGGCTTGGTGCGCTTGAGCGTGCTGCAGGCGGCCGGCGGCAAGCGGCTGGCCGCGCGGGACTTTGTCGCCGGTAGAAGCCAGCTGGCGGGCACGCGGCTGGGCGTGTGA
- the htpX gene encoding zinc metalloprotease HtpX has translation MTDNWFKTTLLMAAILALFAVIGGMIGGKSGMILALLFGGAMNVYAWWNSDQMVLRMYNAQEVDAQSAPEFYGMVAELAQRAGLPMPRVYVIHEEQPNAFATGRSPEHAAVAATSGIMRMLDYRELRGVMAHELAHVQHRDTLISTISATMAGAISALANFAMFFGGRDENGQPVGWLPRLAIALLAPLAASLIQMAISRAREFEADRGGAEISGDPLALASALQKIEYYAQGIVMPTAEAHPETAQMMIINPLSGGGGMGDLFRTHPQTADRIERLQAMARGVY, from the coding sequence ATGACGGACAACTGGTTCAAGACCACCTTGCTGATGGCGGCGATTCTGGCGCTGTTCGCCGTGATCGGCGGCATGATAGGCGGCAAAAGCGGCATGATTCTGGCCTTGCTGTTCGGCGGGGCGATGAATGTGTACGCTTGGTGGAATTCCGACCAGATGGTGCTGCGCATGTACAACGCGCAGGAGGTGGACGCCCAGAGCGCGCCGGAATTCTACGGCATGGTGGCGGAACTGGCGCAGCGCGCCGGCCTGCCTATGCCGCGCGTCTACGTGATTCACGAAGAGCAGCCCAACGCCTTCGCCACCGGCCGCAGTCCCGAGCACGCGGCGGTGGCCGCCACCAGCGGCATCATGCGCATGTTGGACTATCGCGAGCTGCGCGGGGTGATGGCGCACGAACTGGCCCACGTCCAGCACCGCGACACCTTGATCTCCACTATTTCCGCCACCATGGCCGGCGCGATATCCGCGCTGGCCAACTTCGCCATGTTCTTTGGCGGCCGCGACGAAAACGGCCAGCCGGTGGGCTGGCTGCCGCGTCTGGCCATTGCCCTGCTGGCGCCGCTGGCGGCCAGCCTGATACAGATGGCGATTTCCCGCGCGCGCGAATTCGAGGCCGACCGCGGCGGCGCCGAGATTTCCGGCGACCCGCTGGCCTTGGCCTCCGCCTTGCAGAAGATCGAGTACTATGCGCAGGGCATTGTGATGCCCACCGCCGAGGCGCACCCGGAAACCGCGCAGATGATGATCATCAACCCCTTGTCCGGCGGCGGCGGGATGGGCGATCTGTTCCGCACCCATCCGCAGACCGCGGACCGCATCGAACGGCTGCAAGCGATGGCGCGCGGCGTATATTAA
- the rsmB gene encoding 16S rRNA (cytosine(967)-C(5))-methyltransferase RsmB, with translation MHHIQQLAANILLRVESGTNLTEALAEAQRKAPELTPSERGALQDLAYGSLRHLARLRFYLRQLVAKPLPEPVLERVLIVAFYQLSHTRAAEYAVVNEAVTLASRLAKGNFKGLVNGVLRNFLRQRAALERAAEKDIEASFNHPLWWIKGLQRAYPDAWQAVLDADNGHPPMTLRVNRRHGDAAAYLERLRAAGLDGEALDGGSITLARPVNVRDLPGFADGEVSVQDWGAQQAAHWLDLRAGQRVLDACAAPGGKTGHILESADVEVTALDIDEQRLQRVADNLERIGATARLHAADAGQPDGWWDGRPFDRILADVPCSASGVVRRHPDIKWLRRPGDFAALGVQQAAMADALWPLLASGGKMLYATCSIFPEENQQQLDSFLNRHADAACLRQEQLLPCERHDGFYYALLEKR, from the coding sequence ATGCATCATATTCAGCAATTGGCCGCCAATATTCTGTTGCGCGTCGAATCCGGAACCAATCTGACCGAGGCCTTGGCCGAGGCTCAACGCAAGGCGCCGGAGTTGACGCCGTCCGAGCGCGGCGCTTTGCAGGATCTGGCCTACGGCAGCCTGCGCCACTTGGCGCGGCTGCGTTTCTACCTGCGCCAACTGGTGGCCAAGCCCTTGCCCGAGCCGGTGCTGGAGCGGGTGCTGATCGTGGCCTTCTATCAGCTCTCGCACACCCGCGCCGCCGAGTACGCGGTGGTGAACGAGGCGGTGACCCTGGCCAGCCGGCTGGCCAAGGGCAATTTCAAGGGCCTGGTCAACGGGGTGCTGCGCAACTTCCTGCGCCAGCGCGCCGCCTTGGAACGCGCGGCGGAAAAGGACATAGAGGCCAGCTTCAACCACCCGCTATGGTGGATCAAGGGCTTGCAGCGCGCCTATCCGGACGCCTGGCAAGCCGTGCTGGACGCCGACAACGGCCATCCGCCGATGACTTTGCGCGTCAATCGCCGCCATGGCGACGCCGCGGCCTATCTGGAGCGGCTGCGCGCCGCCGGGCTGGACGGCGAGGCTTTGGACGGCGGCTCGATCACGCTGGCGCGGCCGGTTAATGTGCGAGACTTGCCGGGCTTCGCCGACGGCGAAGTCTCGGTGCAGGATTGGGGCGCGCAGCAGGCCGCGCACTGGCTGGACCTGCGCGCCGGCCAAAGGGTGCTGGACGCTTGTGCGGCCCCCGGCGGCAAGACCGGCCATATTCTGGAGAGCGCCGATGTCGAAGTGACCGCGCTGGACATCGACGAACAGCGGCTGCAGCGCGTGGCCGACAATCTGGAGCGCATCGGCGCGACCGCGCGGCTGCATGCGGCCGACGCCGGCCAGCCGGACGGCTGGTGGGATGGCCGGCCCTTCGACCGCATCCTCGCCGACGTGCCCTGTTCCGCCAGCGGCGTGGTGCGTCGCCATCCGGACATCAAGTGGCTGCGCCGCCCCGGCGATTTCGCCGCGCTGGGCGTGCAGCAGGCCGCCATGGCCGACGCGCTGTGGCCTTTGCTCGCCTCGGGCGGCAAAATGCTTTACGCTACGTGCTCCATTTTCCCCGAAGAGAATCAGCAACAGCTAGACTCCTTTCTGAATCGCCATGCGGATGCCGCGTGCCTGAGACAGGAGCAGTTGCTTCCTTGTGAGCGTCATGACGGCTTTTATTACGCGTTGCTTGAAAAACGTTAG
- a CDS encoding DUF4390 domain-containing protein produces MKNVSLLLCLLAGLAMAAQAETISSRRAEAEVTADGQLSVSTRFQTRLTPSLSDALEQGVVLPFRLEFQLTKPRLTAYYLNFSEWFDPHAQLGFKLSYQSLTNRYRVTIGNLSSYYPTLREALGAVGAIQGWRVLNSGTLDPRASGRVAGQVRLLLDIGELPKPFQLNALGSSDWSLSSDWVKLDVKDGG; encoded by the coding sequence TTGAAAAACGTTAGCCTGCTGCTGTGCTTGCTGGCCGGTCTCGCCATGGCGGCGCAGGCCGAAACCATCAGCTCGCGTCGGGCTGAGGCCGAGGTGACGGCGGACGGCCAGTTGTCCGTCAGCACCCGGTTTCAGACGCGCTTGACGCCCAGTCTCAGCGACGCGCTGGAACAGGGCGTGGTGCTGCCGTTCCGGCTGGAGTTCCAGCTGACCAAGCCGCGTTTGACCGCTTACTATCTGAATTTCAGCGAGTGGTTCGATCCGCACGCCCAGTTGGGCTTCAAGCTGTCCTATCAGTCCTTGACCAATCGCTACCGCGTCACCATCGGCAATCTCTCCAGCTACTACCCCACCTTGCGCGAAGCGCTGGGCGCAGTGGGCGCTATCCAGGGCTGGCGCGTGCTCAATTCCGGCACCCTGGACCCGCGCGCCTCGGGGCGCGTAGCCGGCCAGGTGCGGCTGTTGCTGGACATCGGCGAACTGCCCAAGCCCTTTCAATTGAACGCGCTGGGCTCGTCGGACTGGTCGCTGTCGTCCGACTGGGTCAAGCTGGACGTGAAGGACGGCGGCTGA
- a CDS encoding sensor histidine kinase: MRYAVIALATLGAILLYLLALATGNASKLNEYYWWVFGLNGLLLATLLGVVARQLLRLRQRVRQRVFGAKLTQKLVMMFAVVALVPGILVFTVSAQFLTRSIESWFDVRVESALDRSLGLARNSLQYVQEDLGRRTRSVQDDIESLPEGLLPARLERLREQLGLRELAVYSRSGQLLAFAGGLSERVPPPLSRESIGKLKPRQTLDSFENDGGSGLVLKSLLIYRNLDSQQRVLQALQSAPGRIAQDAEQIETARAEYRQLLLGREGLTTFYMLTLALSALLALTAALAFALFLSERLSAPLSELAAGTRAVAQGDFSKRHPVYRRDELGMLTTLFNRMTQQLEDARHAADLSRSELESSKLYLESILANLSAGVIAFGADWQLRAANTSASRILGVDFAEVSDQDFPHWATSIPAVAPLVECVLEYASKNSDSDWKTQLNYLTVQGERTLLVRGAHLPEASAVGYVVVFDDITELARAQRDAAWGEVAKRLAHEIRNPLTPIQLSAERLAMKLQDKLAGADADMLRRSTDTIIKQVGALKAMVDAFRDYARAPRTKLTELDLNQVVREVMALYESNSAVKMALDERPLMIMADAALLRQVLHNLIQNAQDAVLDVDIPMIQISSRKEEGYALVCVEDNGPGFAPEILQRVFEPYVTSKTKGTGLGLAVVKKILEDHHGQIKVGNLEPNGARILLSLPLLEA, translated from the coding sequence ATGCGTTACGCGGTGATTGCGCTGGCGACGCTGGGCGCCATCCTGCTTTATCTGCTGGCCTTGGCCACCGGCAACGCATCCAAACTCAACGAATACTACTGGTGGGTGTTCGGCCTGAACGGCCTCCTGCTCGCCACGTTGCTGGGCGTGGTGGCACGGCAGCTGCTGCGCCTGCGTCAGCGGGTGCGGCAACGGGTGTTCGGCGCCAAGCTGACTCAGAAGCTGGTGATGATGTTCGCGGTGGTGGCCCTGGTGCCGGGCATCCTGGTGTTCACCGTTTCCGCCCAGTTCCTGACCCGCAGCATCGAAAGCTGGTTCGACGTCCGCGTTGAGTCGGCGCTGGACCGCAGCCTGGGCTTGGCGCGCAACTCGCTGCAGTACGTGCAGGAAGACCTGGGGCGCCGCACGCGTTCGGTGCAGGACGATATCGAGTCCTTGCCGGAAGGCCTGCTGCCGGCGCGGCTGGAGCGCTTGCGCGAGCAACTGGGATTGCGCGAGCTTGCTGTCTATAGCCGCAGCGGTCAGCTGCTGGCCTTCGCCGGCGGACTCAGCGAGCGAGTGCCTCCTCCGCTGTCGCGCGAGAGCATAGGCAAGCTCAAACCGCGCCAGACGCTGGACAGCTTCGAGAACGACGGCGGCAGCGGCCTGGTGCTGAAATCGCTGCTGATTTACCGCAATCTGGACAGCCAGCAACGCGTGTTGCAGGCCCTGCAATCCGCTCCCGGCCGTATCGCCCAGGACGCGGAGCAGATCGAGACCGCGCGCGCGGAGTACCGCCAGCTGCTCTTGGGCCGCGAGGGCCTGACCACCTTCTACATGCTGACGCTGGCGCTGTCCGCGCTGCTGGCGTTGACCGCGGCGCTGGCCTTCGCCTTATTCCTGTCAGAGCGCCTGTCGGCGCCCTTGTCCGAGCTGGCCGCCGGCACCCGGGCCGTGGCGCAGGGCGACTTTTCCAAGCGCCACCCGGTATACCGGCGCGACGAGCTGGGCATGCTGACCACCTTGTTCAACCGGATGACGCAGCAGCTTGAGGACGCGCGCCACGCCGCGGACCTCAGCCGCAGCGAACTGGAAAGCAGCAAACTTTACCTGGAAAGCATTCTGGCCAACCTGAGCGCCGGGGTGATCGCCTTCGGCGCCGATTGGCAGCTGCGCGCCGCCAATACCAGCGCCTCGCGCATTCTGGGCGTGGATTTCGCCGAGGTGTCGGATCAGGATTTCCCGCACTGGGCCACCTCGATTCCGGCGGTGGCGCCGCTGGTGGAGTGCGTGCTGGAGTACGCGTCCAAGAACAGCGACAGCGACTGGAAAACCCAGCTTAACTATTTGACGGTGCAGGGCGAGCGCACCTTGCTGGTGCGCGGCGCCCATTTGCCGGAGGCGTCTGCGGTGGGCTATGTGGTGGTGTTCGACGATATCACCGAACTGGCGCGGGCCCAGCGCGACGCGGCCTGGGGCGAGGTGGCCAAGCGGCTGGCGCATGAGATCCGCAACCCGTTGACGCCTATCCAGCTATCGGCGGAACGGCTGGCGATGAAGCTGCAGGACAAGCTGGCCGGCGCCGACGCCGACATGCTGCGACGCTCCACCGACACTATCATCAAGCAGGTGGGCGCGCTCAAGGCCATGGTGGACGCTTTCCGCGATTACGCGCGCGCGCCGCGCACCAAGTTGACCGAATTGGACCTGAATCAAGTGGTGCGGGAGGTGATGGCTCTTTACGAATCCAACTCTGCTGTTAAGATGGCGCTTGATGAAAGGCCGTTGATGATCATGGCGGATGCGGCATTGTTGCGGCAGGTTTTACATAACCTGATTCAGAACGCGCAAGATGCGGTCCTTGACGTTGACATCCCGATGATTCAAATTAGCAGCCGAAAAGAAGAAGGCTATGCGCTCGTTTGCGTGGAGGATAACGGTCCGGGCTTTGCTCCGGAGATCCTGCAACGCGTGTTCGAACCCTATGTGACCAGCAAGACCAAAGGTACCGGTCTTGGCCTGGCGGTGGTCAAGAAGATTCTTGAAGACCATCACGGGCAGATCAAAGTGGGTAATCTCGAACCGAATGGCGCGCGCATCCTTCTCTCCCTGCCATTGCTGGAGGCCTAA
- a CDS encoding sigma-54-dependent transcriptional regulator → MRSSDILIVDDEIGIRELLSEILQDEGYTVALAENAEVARQLRNQTRPALVLLDIWMPDCDGVTLLKEWAKSGQLNMPVVMMSGHASIDTAVEATRIGAFDFLEKPIALQKLLTTVQRALKYGDMQANTSLNLDKLGRSEPIQELKRQLERVAKVKSPVLLTGEPGSGFELVARFFHQGNTPWVTPAKQEQLADAPLELLQKANNGVLFLPEIGQYGRRVQQGLLFLLSKLDRFNVRLLCSCSRPLQELLVDPECDNRLLTALSSVIVPIPPLREHSEDIIFIAEQILTELVESKQVPARKLTTAALNALRQYDWPGNLEQLRSIIKSLALTSESDEVDAGEVNKVLAQFRHEKPVEESGFDFNMPLRELREQLERRYFEYHISLENGNMSRVAQKVGLERTHLYRKLKQLGIKFARKTVEE, encoded by the coding sequence ATGCGTAGCAGCGATATTTTGATTGTTGACGACGAGATCGGTATCCGTGAATTGCTCTCCGAGATACTGCAGGATGAGGGGTACACCGTCGCGCTGGCGGAAAACGCCGAGGTAGCCAGACAGTTGCGCAACCAGACGCGTCCGGCGTTGGTGTTGCTGGACATTTGGATGCCGGATTGCGACGGCGTGACTTTGCTCAAGGAATGGGCCAAGTCCGGTCAGCTGAACATGCCGGTGGTGATGATGTCCGGTCACGCCAGCATAGACACCGCGGTAGAGGCGACTCGCATCGGCGCTTTCGACTTCCTGGAGAAGCCGATCGCGCTGCAAAAGCTGCTGACCACGGTGCAGCGGGCGCTGAAATACGGCGATATGCAGGCCAACACCTCGCTCAATCTGGACAAGCTCGGCCGCAGCGAGCCGATCCAGGAGCTGAAGCGGCAGTTGGAACGCGTGGCCAAGGTCAAGTCGCCGGTGCTGCTGACCGGCGAACCGGGTTCCGGCTTCGAACTGGTGGCGCGCTTCTTCCATCAGGGCAACACCCCGTGGGTGACGCCGGCCAAGCAGGAGCAATTGGCGGACGCCCCGCTGGAGCTGCTGCAAAAAGCCAATAACGGCGTCTTGTTCCTGCCGGAGATCGGCCAGTACGGCCGCCGCGTGCAACAAGGGCTGCTGTTCCTGCTGTCCAAGCTGGACCGCTTCAATGTGCGGCTGTTGTGTTCCTGCAGCCGCCCGTTGCAGGAACTGTTGGTGGATCCCGAGTGCGACAACCGCCTGCTGACGGCCTTGTCCAGCGTGATCGTGCCGATTCCGCCGCTGCGCGAGCATTCCGAAGACATCATCTTCATCGCCGAGCAGATCCTGACCGAGCTGGTGGAGTCCAAGCAGGTGCCGGCCCGCAAGCTGACCACCGCCGCGCTCAATGCGCTGCGTCAGTACGACTGGCCGGGCAACCTTGAGCAGCTGCGCAGCATCATCAAGAGCCTGGCGCTGACGTCGGAGTCGGATGAAGTGGACGCCGGCGAGGTCAATAAGGTGCTGGCGCAGTTCCGCCACGAGAAGCCGGTGGAAGAGTCCGGTTTCGACTTCAATATGCCGCTACGCGAACTGCGCGAGCAGTTGGAGCGCCGTTATTTCGAGTACCATATCTCGCTGGAGAACGGCAATATGAGCCGGGTGGCGCAGAAGGTGGGCCTGGAGCGCACCCACCTGTACCGCAAACTCAAGCAGTTGGGCATCAAGTTCGCCCGCAAGACGGTGGAAGAATAA
- a CDS encoding HesA/MoeB/ThiF family protein, producing MIELNDEALLRYSRHILLPEIDIAGQQRLNRARALIVGAGGLGSPVALYLASAGVGHISIADDDVVELSNLQRQIVHDSDSLGRLKAESAVERMRRINPEVDARPLARRLDQAALEELAAGHDLVLDCSDNFATRHAVNRACVTAGTPLVSGAAVRFAGQLAVFDPRDAASPCYHCLFPDEGEAGDGPCATFGVLSPLVGVIGSLQAVEAVKLLAGIAPRLGRLTLYDGLSGEFRQIKVPRDPACAVCAAR from the coding sequence ATGATTGAACTCAACGACGAGGCGCTATTGCGCTACAGCCGGCACATTCTGCTGCCGGAAATCGACATTGCCGGCCAACAGCGGCTAAACCGGGCGCGCGCGCTGATCGTCGGCGCCGGCGGATTGGGCTCGCCGGTGGCGCTGTACCTGGCCAGCGCTGGAGTAGGGCATATCAGCATCGCCGACGACGATGTGGTGGAGCTGTCCAATCTGCAGCGTCAGATCGTTCACGACAGCGATAGCCTGGGGCGTTTGAAGGCCGAGTCCGCCGTCGAGAGAATGCGCCGCATCAACCCGGAGGTGGATGCGCGGCCGCTGGCGCGGCGGCTGGACCAGGCGGCCCTGGAGGAGTTGGCGGCCGGCCATGATCTGGTGCTGGACTGCAGCGACAATTTCGCCACCCGTCACGCGGTGAACCGCGCCTGCGTCACCGCCGGCACACCGCTGGTGTCCGGCGCCGCGGTGCGTTTCGCCGGCCAGCTGGCGGTGTTCGATCCGCGCGACGCGGCGTCTCCCTGCTATCACTGTCTGTTTCCGGACGAGGGCGAGGCCGGCGACGGGCCGTGCGCGACTTTCGGCGTGCTGTCGCCGCTGGTGGGGGTGATAGGCAGCTTGCAGGCAGTGGAGGCGGTCAAGCTCTTGGCCGGCATTGCGCCGCGTTTGGGCCGGCTGACTCTGTATGACGGGCTGAGCGGAGAGTTCCGCCAGATCAAGGTGCCGCGGGATCCCGCTTGCGCGGTGTGCGCCGCGCGATGA